The DNA segment TTCAATGGATGGCACAAATTGACCATACGTCATTTTTTCGAGAAATCTATCATGCCGATCAGGATCACCAATCCTTAAACGATCGACATAGCTTCCAGGATGGTCCAACATGCCTGGTAAAACTGCGAATATAGTTAGTCCATCTTTAGCAAAGGATCGGGCGGCGTTTTTTACGTAAGGCACAATGGCCGATTTGCTCGTCAAATAACTTGGCGGGGCATCATGGTGCAATGATGAAGTCGAGCCGATATGTACAATTTTAGCGGACGTTTTTTTTAGATCGTCATAAAAAATAGAGTTGATTTCAACGGAAACTTCAAAATTGAGCCGAAAAGATTTGCGCAGCACGCAGAGCGGTGGGTTTTTGCAATCACCTTGAATTCCACCGCCAAGGTTATGAATAATATAGCGCGGAATGACTCCTTGATCGCAAACAAATTGGTATAAATCTGCCGGTGCATATTCATCAGTCAAATTTCCAGCAAAGCTGATTGGTGTCAATCCTGAAATTTTTTGAATAGATTGCGCTGCAATGTCAAGTGACTTTGGATTACGTCCAGTCAAAATTGGAGCAATACCATGCCGGGAAAATGTTTCTGCAATGCAGTAGCCAAGTCCGTTACTGGATCCGGTTATTAATGCGTAATCCATTTTAATTCTGTCTTTGCGCTTTAGTGTGAAGGGCAGGTTGCATAAAGAATTGTTTCGTTTCCAAAATAATCATAGGTGCGTATATGAAATCGATATCCGAGATTCCAGCGATGTAATAAATTGGGTATCTTAAAATAATGATCGGCGTAATGATAGATAGCCACAGCAATATCCGGACGATAGTGCACAATAGTTTTTTTTGCGCCAATCAATGCTTCGATTTCGTTGCCCTCAATATCGATTTTAATAAAAGTTGGTTCGATTCCTTTTAGGCATTCATCAATGGCGACGCATTGCACTAAATACTCACCGTTAGGATCAATTGAACTGCCGGCACCGCTATGCACTTGATCAAGCGTAAAGCGAAGCGGCATAGTGTTACGCGATAATGCGCAAGGAAATAATAACGCTTTATCGATATTAAATTTCTCAATCAGTTGCGTAATTTTTAAGAAGTTTCGCCAGTCTGGCTCAAATGCAATATAAATCTTGGGGGTGAGATTTTTTTTAACAAGATTTTCAAGTGTATCACCACAAAAAGCCCCGCAATCCATGAAGGATCGATAGCCTTTCGTCATTTCAATGTCTAAAGGGAAATACTGTTCTTCAGAATCAATAAAAGTAAGCCCGTCAAACTTCCTTAAAATGCAAGCCGTCATTACATTTGAATAAATTTTACGACTCAAATCGTCTTCAAATATTTCAGCGCAAGATAAAATTAATTCTCGATAATCTTCTAATTTCGGCTCAATGCATTTTAATTCCTTCATCGCGTCTGGGGAAAAAGCTTTTTGTGACCAAGGAATAATTTTAAAGAACCCTTCACGCAAAAGATTTTTTTTGATGACATTATGTGTTGCACTGCCTTGAATTACGCAGACTAAAACTATAGCTATGCGTTTCAGTGAATCTGATAAATTTTGCTGTTTTAAAAAAGATTGGGATGCCGGCATAATCACTTGGAAGACTATTTGCGTTTGTGTCTAATATACATTCTGGTCTTACGCCAAAATTTAACAAAATATCGCATGTGCATCGGCCAGCCGGGCCGGCTCCATAAATTATAAATGGGCATCCTTGATATTCTGATACAAGTGAAGATAAAGATGAGTTGGTGGCGGCTTTATTTAATGAATCAAGAATTTTATGAGTCCATTTATTTCTCATTTTTATTTGTCTCCGCAGTTGTTAAGCTAAGCTAAAACTTTGGGTTTTCTGATTTGTGCAGGAAAGAAAGTGGGTATAAAAATTATTCATACCCAAAGACTTGCATCGCGCGCACAGGTCGCGCTTCGAAAAAATTTGTTCAATATCAAAAATAGATGATTCAAAGATTTTTTTTTCTAGTTTATATTGATTTCCGAATACATGTGGACACTGGCGAATAGTGCCGTCACTGTGAATTACGATCGTATTTTCACGCACACAACTATCCGAGGGACTCAGGCGGCAGTCCTGAATTACAGCGTCGATATCCAGTATGAGGCTCTGCGCAATTTCAAGCATGCTGTCTGGGAGCGGCTTTCCCTCGGCATAGTCAATGAGTGTGTCAAGCGGATCAATGTAGGCCGCATTGGGTTTGAGTAAAAATCCATTTCTTTCGCAAATCGCTGCAATCTCATCAAGATTTTTTTCGTTGTTTCGGTAAAAATGATAATTGACTTCGATGATCATTTCCGGATGGTACAAGTCTCGCAGTCTGGCGAGCTGCTCCATGTTGGATGCAACTTTATCCCAATTTCCTCCTCTGTGGGTCAGGCTGTATTGATTGCCAGTTCCGGACAGAGAAACTCGAAACCAGTCAGGCTTTGCCTGAACGGTGCGTTCAAGATGTCTGATGTCGTTCAGATTCGATGAAATTCCAACGGCCACTCCCTGATCAGCTGAATAGGCAACGATATCCGGCAAAGAAGGATTGAGTAGCGGCTCCCCCCATGAATAAAGCTGCACATCAGGAAGAAAATCCACTTCAGTGATCAGCTTGTCCAGAATTTGACGATACAGTGCAAAACTCATCATCGTTTGTGAAAGTTTATGGCCTGTAAAATTTCCATTTGGACAGGTTGGGCACTTTAGCTGACAAACCCCGGAGACATCGATTTCGAAACTCCAGCGTTTGAGATCGGAATAAAGCACATAATCGCGTTCGTTCTTATATCCCTTGGCCAGCAGAGTGCTTTCTATTTCATGCTCAAAAAACATGCTCGTGACAACAACAAAGCCGTCAGCGGGTGAGCCAATAGCTTCAGGCGCTAAAATCTTGTTCGTATCGTCACGAGAAGACCGAATTGTTTTATCGATGAATCCTGTAATGCCGACTCCATGCCGGCGAAGTGCATCCATTGCCATGACACCATAGCGACCCGCGCCCCAGCAGTAAACGGGGCGATTCCGCGACATGGCCGCCAACGCATGAATATTCATCAGTAATTTACCTTGCGAGCCTCGACTTGAATGCGGCTGCGATCTGCTTCAACGCCGGATCATCGTAAAATTTTTCGTAATGGAAACAGGAGCCGCGTGTCTTGGCAAGATACCCCATGGGGATGTCCCGCCAATCTTCTTCATCGAAGGTGGCATGCTTCATGAGCCGCGAATAGAAATCAGCGAGCTTGGTGCCTTGGCAGGACGCAAGCAGTAATTCATGCGGGTGGGGGTTGGGATGGTCAATGCCGCAAATGCGGTGCGGTTTAGATGGAGATTCAAATACCTGATCGTAAATCCGATGCCAAGCTGTCGTGATTTTATCAAGGTCCAATTCGCTATCTGATAGCGCTGCGCAACGCCTGTATTCGCGGCGCAAGATCGTCGTATCAGTCGTAATCTGACGGAGCAAAGCGACAAACTGCTCTTCAGTGTCGGCCATCAGACCGCACCCCAACAGATCCAGTGTCTCCCGCTCATTCTCCGTGCCAAACACTACAGGCATCACTCCAGCCGCCACTGCCTCGAGCAAAACCTGTTCCCCGGTCCCGTAATGCTGCGAATTGAGCGGATAGGCCAAGACGTCCAGACGACTCATCAACGCCGGAACATCGTCGATCGGCCCTAGAATCTCGAAGCGATCCTCGGCTCCGACGGCCTTGGCGGCAGCGCGCAAATCCTCATGACAGGGACCGCCCGCCACAACGATACGCCCCGGAACATCCGCCTCCAGACACAGCCGGATAAAATCCGGATGCATCTTGATCGGATCGACCGTGCCGACATAGCCAACCCGCACCGGACCATCACCCCGCTCGACACGCGGAGGCATCTTCGGAATACCCGCACTGCTACGCACGACCAGGATATCCCGCCCCCGGGTCACCGCCTCGGCCAAGACCGGTGCCTTCAGGCTCCAGGACGTCGCCAAAACCAGCAGATCCGGATAATCGATCAGTCCAGGCGGAAAATTCTGCGGCGGATGATGTCCGTTGACATGTGTCCAGAGCACACAACGAAACGGCGGCAAATCCCAGCGATGCATCATGGCGTTGAGCAACGGATGATGCCACCAATGCAGATGGACCAGATCCGTATCGCTCAACGCCTGCTTGAGCGCTTCATCATCCCAATGCAGCCGATCCGCCAACCCGACCCCAAGCCGGCCGGCCCAAGCGCGCGTGGCCTCACTTGCGGCTTCGAGGCAAGCCAGACGATGCGTATAACCACCAAGACGCCGGCTCTCAGCGATCAGAGCGCGAACCACGGTGCCGACACCGCCGCCGTAGTGAGGCGCAAGATGCAGAACCCGAATATTCACGGCGCACTCACCCCGCTGTTCGGTGCCATCTGCGCATAGGACGCGCAATACCGATGCAGCCCAAATCGGCTGCAACGCCGGCAGAGCTCGGCGCGATGACGCCGCGCCTGAATCTGCTCCAGCGAAACATCGAGATAATTCGGCGCCACGCTGTTATCGGCACTGTCGTAGTAGAGCATGCACTGACTGACCGAGGTATCCCAGTTGATATTGACGCACCGCAGCACATCACAGGCCAAATGCCGTTGCTGGTACGCTGCAGCAAGCCCGTCATCCAGACTCACCACCAAGCGTTCAGCCGCCTGCCGTGCCGGCTCGGGCAGGGAACGCCCCTCACAATAGCCCAACACATCGTCGAGCGAGATCAGATACGCCGGAATCGGTCGCAGTTCCAGCCCCAGTTCCTCACATAGCTCCCGAAACCGCTCCAGCCCTTCGCCCAAACTATGCCGATAAAGATGGTAATACAACTCGATCTTCATCGACGGATGAAGCGCACGGCGCAGACGCGCAACCTCACGCAGATGGGCGATAAAGCGCGGCCAGTGCCCGCGCGTATGCGCGATCTCATAGTCATCGCCCCAGCCCGAAGCCGAGATCCGCAGCCATTCGGGACGTGCCGCAACGATGCGGGCATAGTCCGCGTCAGCGTTGAGATTGCTCGAAATGGCGCACAAGACTCCACGCTCGCGGGCGTATTCGATGATCTCGGGCAGTTGCGGATGCAATACCGGCTCGCCCCATTGATAGAGCTGGAGATTACCGACGAAGGGGCTTTCAGTCAGGATCTTGTCCAGCACGGCGCGAAAGGTGGCGAGCGGCATCAGTCCCTGTTTGCCCGGACCGGGCGCGCGGCTGGCGCGCGGACACGCCAGACACTTGAGATTGCACACGCCGACGATATCGACCGAGTAATCCACCGGCTTGAGGCGCGCATAGCCGATGAAGTCCTCCGACTCGACGAATCCAGCCGCCTGAAGCCGATCGGCGATCTCGGCCTCGAAGAACCAGGAGGCGATGATCACGAAAGGGCGCGGCTGGGGGGGCGCGGCATCAAGCACAGCGGCCGGCAGCCGCACAGGCAGTCCCATGACCTGCGACGCCAACCGCTCGGCCGCCTGATCGACGAATCCGCTCAGCTCGATCCCCTGTTTCCGCAACACCGAGCCGATCCCGCGCCCCTGATTGCCGGCCCCCCAGATCCAGATGGGTCGCTCGGCGGCGATTCGACGCACCGGCTCCAGGATGTGAGCCGCATCAGTCATCGGCGTCGACATCCGTGCGCTGATCCGACTCGACGCCGGCCGGAAGACCATCCTCAAGGATGCGCTCTTCCAGATACACCGCTGTGTAGTGATGCAATCCATGACTCATGCAGCGCCGACAAAACTCGCTGCCCTGTCGACGGGCCAGGATCTCACTCAAGGGCGTGGCCAGAAAATCATCCGCGATGAACGGCTTGAAATAGACCCCACAGAAGCGCACCCGTCCATCCCAGTTGATGGGCAGACAGCGCTCCTCAGGACAGGGCAGATGCCGACGCCGGCGGGCGCGCTCCAATCCGCTGTCGATGTCGAGCAGCATCAGTTCCAGTGTGCGCTCGGCCTCGGGCGAGAGCGGTCGACCCTCGACATAGTCGAGCACGTTGTCGAGCGAGTAGAGATAGGCCATGTTGGGCCGAAAGATAAATCCGAGTTCATCGCACAACGCGCGCATCGCACGATAGCTCTCGCCAAGACTGTGGCGGTAGAGATGGTAGTTGAGAACGATCTGTAGCTCAGGATGATGACGCGCGCGCAGCCGCGAGAGCCGGTGCAGATTGGCGAGAAACCGCTCCCAATCCCCGCCGGTGTGACCGACGGCATAGCTTGCACCATAGCCGGACGCCGAGACCTTGATCCAGTCGGGGCGGGCGGCCACCACGGCCTCCAGATCGCGCGCGCTCTTCAGATTGGTCGAAATCGCGCTCAATACCCGTGCCTCACGAGTCGCCGCGATCATGTCGGGCAGTCGGCGATTCAACAAGGGCTCGCCCCAGGCATAGAGCTGGACGCTTCCCAGAAACGGTAACTCGTCGAGCAGCTTACGCAGGATCGCTTTATAGGCGTCCAGCCCCATGAAACCGGTCGGCGGTCGGTCGCTGAGATTGCCTTGCGGGCACGAGATGCAGTGCAGATTGCACAGGCCTGAGACGTCGACACTGGGATCGATGTCGTTGAGCCGGCGTGAGGACAGATAATCGCGCTCAGCGGTCAGGCCATGCGCACGACAGCGGTCCTCGATGACCTGATCGTGATGTCCGGAACCGATGACGATGAAGGCATGTCCATCGCGCGCGCGATCCAGCACGCTCTCGGGCGCGCAAACCGGATAGCCGAGCGCCGTCTGTCCCTGCATCGCCGGACTGGAATCGATGAAACCGGCGACCGTCAGGCCCGCACGCTGCAGGGCGCGGCAAACCCCTTGGCCCACGATCATGGCGCCCCAGATCCACACATCGCGCGTACCGAAGGCGGTGTGCAGACGCGCCCGATCCCAGTCCATGTCAGTCAGCTCCAGCCGCGAGCGGCAGACTGTCGCGCTCGGCGATCAGCCGCTCGTCGCTGTAAACGATGAAACAGCGATGGATGCCGCGCTCCTTGCAACGCGCGCAGAATTCACTGGCCTCACGCGCGGCGATCAGTTGTTCCGGAGTGGTGTCCATGAAGCTTTCGGGCACGAGGTTGAGATCGGGCCGATACCATTCCATACAGTGCGCGATTTCCAGATTCCAATTGATCCAGAGATGACGCTCGTAGTAGCAGGGCCGGTGGCGTTCGGCCAGCGCCAGCCGCATGACCTCCTCGACCTGGAGCTGTTGCAGCGCCATGGTGCGCTGAACGCGCTCGTTGACGGCACGTCCTTCGAGGATGGCTTCGATGTTGTCCAATGGGGCCAGTGCTGCATGACGATAACGTAGCATGAATCCCAACTCGTCACACAATGCTTGCCAGCGGCGGATGTCGTCGCGGTTGTCGTTATAGATGTGGTAGAAGACCTCGACCAGCATCTCGGGATGATGCCGATCTCGATACTCGGCCAGACGGCGCACATTTTCCATCAGGCGCGCCCAGTTGCCGCCGGTGTGCGTGATCTCGTAGCGTTCTTCCCAGCCGGACACCGAGATGCGGAACCAGGTCGGGCGCGCGGCGATCACGGACTCGAAGTCGAGTTTGAAGCTCAGGTTGCTCGACAGCGCCGATAGCAGCCCATGTGCGTGGGTGATGGCGAGGATCTCGGGCAGTTCACGATTGAGCAGCGGCTCGCCCCAATTGTAGAGGGTGATGATGCCGGTGTAGGGATCGTCGCTCAGGATCTTGTCGAGCAGGGCCCGATAGACATCCGCCGACATGAAGCCCTTGGGGCGATGGGTGTCGAAGTTACCGCGCGGACAGGAGATGCAGCGCAGATTGCAGCTCCCGGCAATGTCGATCTGGTAGTTGAACAGTCGCAAGTCGCCCTGGATCAAGACATCGCGTCCGACCTGGAAGCCGTGGCGCCGGCAATCATCGGCGATGGCGTCGGCATGGAACCCCGAGGCGATCAGGATGAAGGCCGTTTGCGGCGTTGCGTTGGCGAAGAAGGGGTCAGGGAGCTGAATGTCCTTACCAAAGACGCGCTGCCCCTGGAGCGCCCGGCTCGAATCGATGAAGGCCTGGATGTCGATGCCATGACGGTTCAAGACATGGTGCGCCGCATAACCATCGTGCCGCGCGCCCCAGATGTGAACGGCACGGTCGCCGATCAGCGTCTTGAGTTGCGAGGGCGTCGGAATCCGGTCGATGAGTATGTTCAAGCAGGCACCGTCGGCGTGTTTGCGTGCTGTCGCGCGTTCTCGAAACGGATCCGGGTCATGTGGAGAGCTGTATCGACCGCGCCGGATAAAACTTGAGTATTTCAGATGGAAACAGTTTGGTCCAGCCGTGCCGCATCGCCCCAAAAGGCCATTGGCTCATAATCCGGGTAAGGATAACAGCCAAGCTGGGGGCGGATCGTCCAGCCATGCTCATCGATCCAGCACTCGACCAGACGGCGTACCGAAATCGGGCGGCCCGAGCAAAGATTGATCAGGCTGAAGGCGCACGGACGCACGGCCAGGTTCACGAGATGCCGGGCGGCTTCCGTAACGGGCAGATAGTCGCGCAGCTGCTCCCCGCCGGACATCTTGAACAGCGGCTCGCCACGTTGTGCTGCCACCGAGAGTCGCGCATACAGAGAACCGGGTGCCTGTCCCTCGCCCCAGAGATAGAACAGCCGCGTCCAGACCAGCTGCGTCGAGTGTTCCGCCGTCAGATACTCCAGTTGACGGCGCAGGGCGTCCTTGGCGAAGCCATAGGCAGTACAGGGATTGGTCGGCATCTGCTCGGAGAGCGCACCGCTTTGCAATCCATACTCGAAACAGGTACCCGCAACGACGAGCTTCGGTAGCCCGGCTTCAATCAGGCTTTTCAGGAAGTGGTACTGGCTTGGCAGTTCCTGCTCGAAGTGGTGGCGTGAACGGTAGTTGGGCAGACCGTCC comes from the Allochromatium tepidum genome and includes:
- a CDS encoding glycosyltransferase family 4 protein; this translates as MNIRVLHLAPHYGGGVGTVVRALIAESRRLGGYTHRLACLEAASEATRAWAGRLGVGLADRLHWDDEALKQALSDTDLVHLHWWHHPLLNAMMHRWDLPPFRCVLWTHVNGHHPPQNFPPGLIDYPDLLVLATSWSLKAPVLAEAVTRGRDILVVRSSAGIPKMPPRVERGDGPVRVGYVGTVDPIKMHPDFIRLCLEADVPGRIVVAGGPCHEDLRAAAKAVGAEDRFEILGPIDDVPALMSRLDVLAYPLNSQHYGTGEQVLLEAVAAGVMPVVFGTENERETLDLLGCGLMADTEEQFVALLRQITTDTTILRREYRRCAALSDSELDLDKITTAWHRIYDQVFESPSKPHRICGIDHPNPHPHELLLASCQGTKLADFYSRLMKHATFDEEDWRDIPMGYLAKTRGSCFHYEKFYDDPALKQIAAAFKSRLAR
- a CDS encoding FkbM family methyltransferase, producing the protein MPASQSFLKQQNLSDSLKRIAIVLVCVIQGSATHNVIKKNLLREGFFKIIPWSQKAFSPDAMKELKCIEPKLEDYRELILSCAEIFEDDLSRKIYSNVMTACILRKFDGLTFIDSEEQYFPLDIEMTKGYRSFMDCGAFCGDTLENLVKKNLTPKIYIAFEPDWRNFLKITQLIEKFNIDKALLFPCALSRNTMPLRFTLDQVHSGAGSSIDPNGEYLVQCVAIDECLKGIEPTFIKIDIEGNEIEALIGAKKTIVHYRPDIAVAIYHYADHYFKIPNLLHRWNLGYRFHIRTYDYFGNETILYATCPSH
- a CDS encoding radical SAM protein; the protein is MNIHALAAMSRNRPVYCWGAGRYGVMAMDALRRHGVGITGFIDKTIRSSRDDTNKILAPEAIGSPADGFVVVTSMFFEHEIESTLLAKGYKNERDYVLYSDLKRWSFEIDVSGVCQLKCPTCPNGNFTGHKLSQTMMSFALYRQILDKLITEVDFLPDVQLYSWGEPLLNPSLPDIVAYSADQGVAVGISSNLNDIRHLERTVQAKPDWFRVSLSGTGNQYSLTHRGGNWDKVASNMEQLARLRDLYHPEMIIEVNYHFYRNNEKNLDEIAAICERNGFLLKPNAAYIDPLDTLIDYAEGKPLPDSMLEIAQSLILDIDAVIQDCRLSPSDSCVRENTIVIHSDGTIRQCPHVFGNQYKLEKKIFESSIFDIEQIFSKRDLCARCKSLGMNNFYTHFLSCTNQKTQSFSLA
- a CDS encoding radical SAM protein — its product is MNILIDRIPTPSQLKTLIGDRAVHIWGARHDGYAAHHVLNRHGIDIQAFIDSSRALQGQRVFGKDIQLPDPFFANATPQTAFILIASGFHADAIADDCRRHGFQVGRDVLIQGDLRLFNYQIDIAGSCNLRCISCPRGNFDTHRPKGFMSADVYRALLDKILSDDPYTGIITLYNWGEPLLNRELPEILAITHAHGLLSALSSNLSFKLDFESVIAARPTWFRISVSGWEERYEITHTGGNWARLMENVRRLAEYRDRHHPEMLVEVFYHIYNDNRDDIRRWQALCDELGFMLRYRHAALAPLDNIEAILEGRAVNERVQRTMALQQLQVEEVMRLALAERHRPCYYERHLWINWNLEIAHCMEWYRPDLNLVPESFMDTTPEQLIAAREASEFCARCKERGIHRCFIVYSDERLIAERDSLPLAAGAD
- a CDS encoding NAD-dependent epimerase/dehydratase family protein translates to MKSHIAVTGATGFLGRHVIKCLLDAGIDTVATARTRSATAGGCRFVSMDIANPPLDAFERLGSPEVLIHLAWDGLPNYRSRHHFEQELPSQYHFLKSLIEAGLPKLVVAGTCFEYGLQSGALSEQMPTNPCTAYGFAKDALRRQLEYLTAEHSTQLVWTRLFYLWGEGQAPGSLYARLSVAAQRGEPLFKMSGGEQLRDYLPVTEAARHLVNLAVRPCAFSLINLCSGRPISVRRLVECWIDEHGWTIRPQLGCYPYPDYEPMAFWGDAARLDQTVSI
- a CDS encoding SDR family oxidoreductase — translated: MDYALITGSSNGLGYCIAETFSRHGIAPILTGRNPKSLDIAAQSIQKISGLTPISFAGNLTDEYAPADLYQFVCDQGVIPRYIIHNLGGGIQGDCKNPPLCVLRKSFRLNFEVSVEINSIFYDDLKKTSAKIVHIGSTSSLHHDAPPSYLTSKSAIVPYVKNAARSFAKDGLTIFAVLPGMLDHPGSYVDRLRIGDPDRHDRFLEKMTYGQFVPSIEVAHYIVSLCLVDSNMINGSIITIDGGVD